A section of the Stenotrophomonas sp. 364 genome encodes:
- a CDS encoding glycosyltransferase family 2 protein, which yields MIVTYAPEPELLTQVLDSVQPQVGHVVVFDNGSPGLDVAAALSRREAVSVVASASNVGLAAALNRAIERARALGFGHVLLMDQDSVLDAGMVATLAQALATLLQHGPVAAVGPQFVDARSGKAAPFVRMGFPLNVKDYGAPGQTVSCDFLITSGSLIPLAMLDRVGGMDESLFIDNIDMDWCFRAKAAGLALHGVCDAQMHHRIGEQLRASRVKRDGVVVHKPFRLYYIMRNRLLLYPRASTPRVWVAQDLPRLVLKLIGNGLFIAPRWIRLRFMFRGLWDGIRGRSGPMPAP from the coding sequence GTGATCGTCACCTATGCCCCCGAACCGGAGCTGCTGACCCAGGTGCTGGACAGCGTGCAGCCGCAGGTGGGCCATGTGGTGGTGTTCGACAACGGCAGCCCCGGCCTGGATGTCGCCGCCGCATTATCGAGAAGGGAGGCGGTCAGTGTGGTCGCCTCGGCATCCAATGTGGGGCTGGCGGCGGCGCTGAACCGTGCGATTGAACGCGCACGCGCGCTGGGTTTCGGTCATGTGCTGTTGATGGACCAGGACAGCGTGCTCGATGCGGGCATGGTGGCCACCCTGGCGCAGGCCCTGGCCACGTTGTTGCAGCACGGGCCGGTGGCAGCGGTGGGGCCGCAGTTCGTGGATGCGCGCAGTGGGAAGGCCGCCCCGTTCGTGCGCATGGGCTTTCCGCTCAACGTCAAGGACTACGGCGCGCCGGGGCAGACCGTGTCCTGCGATTTCCTGATCACCTCCGGTTCGCTGATTCCACTGGCGATGCTGGACCGGGTCGGTGGCATGGACGAATCGTTGTTCATCGACAACATCGACATGGACTGGTGCTTCCGGGCCAAGGCGGCCGGGCTTGCTCTGCATGGCGTGTGCGACGCACAGATGCACCACCGCATCGGAGAACAGCTGCGTGCTTCGCGGGTCAAGCGCGATGGGGTCGTGGTGCACAAGCCGTTCCGGCTGTACTACATCATGCGCAACCGGCTGCTGCTGTATCCGCGTGCCAGCACGCCGCGGGTGTGGGTGGCCCAGGACCTGCCGCGGCTGGTGCTCAAGCTGATTGGCAATGGTCTGTTCATTGCGCCCCGTTGGATTCGGCTGCGGTTCATGTTCCGGGGGCTGTGGGATGGGATCCGCGGTCGTAGCGGGCCCATGCCGGCGCCATAA
- a CDS encoding bifunctional (p)ppGpp synthetase/guanosine-3',5'-bis(diphosphate) 3'-pyrophosphohydrolase → MNRASVPGLDALLNRPSAASLPPALREALLQRWQLPDADGQMHSSWSVLADTLDALALLSADESALLATVLFDLPGLRAGLDTLPLGALKPAVVGLLDGQDAADQVWALHAGRDAGRNSEGLRRLLLSIIQDLRVVPILLARQLARMRGADRLPEEERRALAQLTRDIHAPLANRLGIWQLKWELEDLAFRHLEPETYRRIAREVDETRLARERYVETVKKVLSRELLAQGIDAEVSGRPKHIYSIWRKMQKKKLAFEQLYDIRAVRVMVHDVAACYAALGVVHSLWAPVPSEFDDYIARPKANDYRSLHTAVIGPDGRTIEVQIRSHDMHAQAELGVAAHWRYKEGSKGAEKAFDRKITWMRQLLEHSQDSPAGELAGALDAELTEDRVYALSPKGEVMDLPQGATPLDFAYHVHTMVGHRCRGAKVNGRIVPLTYRLRSGDRVEILTSKEADPRRDWLLASNGFLASNRSREKVRGWFHKLDRARNVQAGRDLLDRELKRLGLQHADLAVAAKKFHADSVDDLYIQVALGDTGPNQVSRALLEAERAASQPVAPALPRPTARRNSLGTSKFTVQGVGNLLVQLARCCQPVAGEPIVGYLTRTRGVTVHRTDCAALARLSAASPQRILPVEWGQAGGGYEVDVVVDAVDRRWLLKDITNLIAQEDAYVLDIHSDNVRNSGRAHLRLRLKVSDYGQLSTLLGKLDALPGVSEARRLG, encoded by the coding sequence GTGAACCGCGCTTCTGTCCCCGGCCTGGATGCCTTGTTGAACCGACCCTCGGCGGCGTCGCTGCCGCCCGCCCTGCGCGAGGCGCTGCTGCAGCGCTGGCAGCTGCCCGATGCCGACGGGCAGATGCACTCCAGCTGGTCGGTACTGGCCGATACGCTGGATGCGCTGGCGCTGCTGTCTGCCGATGAAAGCGCGCTGCTGGCCACGGTGTTGTTCGACCTGCCCGGGTTGCGGGCCGGCCTGGACACGCTGCCGCTGGGCGCGCTGAAACCTGCGGTGGTCGGCCTGCTGGACGGCCAGGATGCGGCCGACCAGGTCTGGGCACTGCACGCCGGGCGCGATGCCGGGCGCAACAGCGAAGGCCTGCGCCGCCTGCTGCTGTCGATCATCCAGGACCTGCGGGTGGTGCCGATCCTGCTCGCCCGTCAGCTGGCGCGCATGCGTGGCGCCGACCGGCTGCCCGAAGAGGAGCGCCGCGCGCTGGCCCAGCTGACCCGCGACATCCATGCACCGCTGGCCAACCGGTTGGGCATCTGGCAGCTCAAGTGGGAGCTGGAAGACCTGGCCTTCCGCCATCTGGAGCCGGAGACCTACCGGCGCATCGCACGTGAAGTGGACGAGACCCGGCTGGCGCGCGAACGCTACGTCGAGACGGTCAAAAAGGTGCTGTCGCGCGAACTGCTCGCGCAGGGTATCGACGCCGAGGTCAGTGGCCGTCCGAAGCACATCTACAGCATCTGGCGGAAGATGCAGAAGAAGAAGCTCGCCTTCGAGCAGCTGTACGACATCCGCGCGGTGCGGGTGATGGTGCATGACGTGGCCGCCTGCTACGCCGCGCTCGGCGTGGTGCATTCGCTGTGGGCGCCGGTGCCGAGCGAGTTCGACGATTACATCGCCCGGCCCAAGGCCAACGACTACCGCTCGCTGCATACGGCGGTGATCGGTCCGGACGGGCGCACCATCGAAGTGCAGATCCGCAGCCACGACATGCATGCCCAGGCCGAACTTGGCGTGGCCGCGCACTGGCGTTACAAGGAAGGCAGCAAAGGCGCGGAAAAGGCGTTCGATCGCAAGATCACCTGGATGCGGCAGCTGCTGGAACATTCGCAGGACAGTCCCGCCGGCGAACTGGCCGGTGCCCTCGATGCCGAGCTCACCGAAGACCGGGTGTACGCGCTCAGCCCCAAGGGCGAGGTGATGGATCTGCCGCAGGGTGCCACCCCGCTGGACTTCGCCTATCACGTGCACACCATGGTCGGGCACCGCTGCCGCGGGGCCAAGGTCAACGGCCGCATCGTGCCGCTGACCTACCGGCTGCGCAGCGGCGACCGCGTGGAAATCCTGACCTCCAAGGAAGCCGATCCCCGCCGCGACTGGCTGCTGGCGTCCAACGGCTTCCTGGCCAGCAACCGTTCGCGCGAAAAGGTGCGCGGCTGGTTCCACAAGCTGGATCGTGCGCGCAACGTGCAGGCCGGCCGGGACCTGCTCGACCGCGAACTGAAGCGGCTCGGCCTGCAGCATGCCGACCTTGCCGTGGCAGCGAAGAAGTTCCATGCCGACAGCGTGGACGACCTGTACATCCAGGTGGCGCTGGGCGACACCGGTCCCAACCAGGTCAGCCGGGCGCTGCTGGAAGCCGAGCGTGCCGCCAGCCAGCCCGTCGCCCCGGCGCTGCCGCGCCCGACCGCGCGCCGCAACAGCCTGGGCACCTCCAAGTTCACCGTGCAGGGCGTGGGCAACCTGCTGGTGCAGCTGGCGCGCTGCTGCCAACCGGTGGCCGGCGAGCCAATCGTCGGCTACCTCACCCGCACCCGCGGCGTGACCGTGCACCGGACCGACTGCGCCGCGCTGGCGCGGTTGTCGGCCGCCAGTCCGCAGCGGATCCTGCCGGTGGAGTGGGGCCAGGCCGGCGGTGGTTATGAGGTGGACGTGGTGGTCGATGCGGTGGACCGGCGCTGGTTGCTCAAGGACATCACCAACCTGATCGCACAGGAAGATGCCTATGTGCTGGACATCCACAGCGACAACGTGCGCAACAGCGGGCGTGCGCATCTGCGCCTGCGCCTGAAGGTCAGCGACTACGGCCAGCTGTCCACGCTGCTGGGCAAGCTGGATGCGTTGCCCGGCGTCAGCGAAGCCCGGCGTCTAGGCTGA
- the hrpA gene encoding ATP-dependent RNA helicase HrpA — MSTIDKQSASRLRQLRAAIDAGMSRDRGRLLGLLSRCQSKPNDAGVAAAFEQALQTSVQRRESRARHQPSITLDDSLPIAREAERITALIRDHQVVVIAGETGSGKTTQLPKLCLAAGRGVAGMIGCTQPRRIAARAVATRVAQELKSELGTVVGYQVRFTDRVGDDTRIKFMTDGILLAEISSDRYLSQYDTIIVDEAHERSLNIDFLLGYLKQLLHKRPDLKLIVTSATIDTSRFAEHFNDAPVISVEGRTFPVEVRYRPLEGEGGGDEDGGRDGERTVNEAIVAAVDEITRMDPRGDILMFFPGEREIRDAHQALERRKYRETEVLPLYARLSVKDQDEVFNPGSKRRIVLATNVAETSLTVPRIRYVVDPGLARVKRYSPRQKLDRLHIEPVSQASANQRKGRCGRVSEGICYRLYSEADFQSRDAFTDPEIRRSSLSGVILRMLQLGLGRIEDFPFLEAPDERAIADGWQQLGELGAVDDQRRLTPVGRQMARLPVDVKLARMLVAAQAQGCLRPMLVIASFLGIQDPRERPPEARGAADTAHALFADGRSEFVGVLRLWDAYRQAHEDLTQSKLRSWCERHFLGFLRMREWRELHRQLRVLCEELGWTEEAAATALDPLLAGSSAPAPARDDEAKAKATRGQQHRAARLAREGKSEPAAPAPAAAPEVGGRETRSGFSDKVRAAAYQTLHRALIAGLPTQIGHRSDKGDFLAPRQRRFLPFPGSVLAKRPPPWLLTATLLDTQKIWGLTNAAIEPDWVIAELPHLLLRKHFDPHWSRAQGQVLASEQISLFGLVLAPKKPVHYGRIAPGEAHDIFVRQGLVTGEINTRASVIADNLTVLEQAREEEAKLRRAGIVADEAWQARWYLDRVPSEIHSATALDTWWKGLTPEKRHGLAWSLADLLPGEGSDAERYPKYLPLGDARLALHYRFEPGSDDDGVSLDVPLHLLNALDAARLSWLAPGFVADKASALIRSLPKAMRRNYVPAPDFGRAFAEAFPDPSADDIRGELARFLSRATGAQVAATDFDLAALDNHLHMNLRLFDAQGRLLASARDLDALRARFGGQAGEAFAARAGRALAVEGLRDFPATPIPVQVPGEAGVPAYPALVDTGESAALRIFADRNEAAEQHPQGVRRLFDIALADKAKQARKQLPVPPKTGLLYAAIESQERLRGDLVDAAMNAVLADGLGDIRDPAAFAQRRDAAGKGLFAEAMARLKLAENILAHVAELKPSLQSTLMGWARGNLDDLEQQLAGLVHPGFLRDTPADALAQYPRYLRAMILRSERAKRDPPRDQARMLELRPFIDALADADRRGLRQRPQWQALRWDLEELRVSLFAQELGAKTGISAKKLAQRMDALRQL; from the coding sequence ATGAGCACTATCGACAAACAATCTGCTTCCCGCCTGCGCCAACTTCGCGCCGCGATCGATGCTGGCATGAGCCGCGACCGGGGTCGTCTGCTCGGCCTGCTCTCGCGTTGCCAGTCCAAGCCCAACGATGCAGGCGTGGCCGCCGCGTTCGAACAGGCCCTGCAGACATCGGTGCAGCGGCGCGAGAGCCGCGCCCGGCACCAGCCGTCGATCACTCTGGACGACAGCCTGCCGATTGCGCGTGAAGCCGAACGCATCACCGCCCTGATCCGCGACCACCAGGTGGTGGTGATCGCCGGCGAAACCGGCTCGGGCAAAACCACCCAGCTGCCCAAGCTGTGCCTGGCCGCCGGTCGCGGCGTGGCCGGCATGATCGGGTGCACCCAGCCGCGACGGATTGCCGCACGTGCAGTGGCCACCCGCGTCGCGCAGGAGCTGAAATCCGAACTGGGCACGGTGGTGGGCTACCAGGTGCGCTTCACCGACCGCGTCGGCGACGACACCCGCATCAAGTTCATGACCGACGGCATCCTGCTGGCCGAGATCAGCAGCGACCGTTATCTGTCCCAGTACGACACCATCATTGTCGACGAGGCGCACGAGCGCAGCCTCAACATCGACTTCCTGCTGGGCTACCTCAAGCAGTTGCTGCACAAACGCCCGGACCTGAAGCTGATCGTCACCTCGGCGACCATCGACACCTCGCGGTTCGCCGAGCATTTCAACGATGCGCCGGTGATCAGCGTCGAAGGCCGCACCTTCCCGGTGGAAGTGCGCTACCGCCCGCTGGAAGGCGAGGGCGGTGGCGATGAAGACGGTGGCCGCGATGGCGAGCGCACCGTCAACGAGGCCATCGTGGCCGCGGTGGACGAGATCACCCGCATGGATCCGCGCGGCGACATCCTGATGTTCTTCCCCGGCGAACGCGAGATCCGCGACGCGCACCAGGCGCTGGAGCGGCGCAAGTACCGTGAAACCGAAGTGCTGCCGCTGTATGCGCGGCTGTCGGTAAAGGACCAGGACGAAGTCTTCAATCCCGGCAGCAAGCGCCGCATCGTGCTGGCCACCAACGTGGCCGAAACCTCGCTGACGGTGCCGCGCATCCGCTACGTGGTGGATCCCGGCCTGGCCCGCGTCAAGCGCTACAGCCCGCGCCAGAAGCTGGACCGGCTGCACATCGAGCCGGTGTCTCAGGCCAGCGCCAACCAGCGCAAGGGCCGCTGCGGACGCGTGTCCGAAGGCATCTGCTACCGGCTCTACTCGGAAGCCGATTTCCAGTCGCGCGATGCCTTCACCGATCCGGAAATCCGCCGCTCCAGCCTGTCCGGGGTGATCCTGCGGATGCTGCAGCTGGGCCTGGGCCGGATCGAGGATTTCCCGTTCCTGGAAGCGCCGGATGAGCGCGCCATCGCCGACGGCTGGCAGCAGCTGGGCGAGCTGGGCGCGGTGGACGACCAGCGCCGGCTGACCCCGGTCGGGCGGCAGATGGCGCGGTTGCCGGTGGACGTCAAGCTGGCGCGGATGCTGGTGGCCGCGCAGGCGCAGGGCTGCCTGCGGCCGATGCTGGTGATCGCCTCGTTCCTGGGCATCCAGGACCCGCGCGAGCGCCCGCCCGAAGCACGTGGCGCGGCCGACACCGCGCATGCGCTGTTCGCCGATGGGCGGTCGGAATTCGTGGGGGTGCTGCGCCTGTGGGATGCCTATCGCCAGGCCCACGAGGACCTCACCCAATCCAAGCTCCGCAGTTGGTGCGAGCGGCATTTCCTGGGCTTCCTGCGCATGCGCGAATGGCGCGAACTGCATCGCCAGCTGCGCGTGCTGTGCGAGGAGCTGGGCTGGACCGAAGAAGCGGCGGCCACTGCGCTGGACCCGTTGCTGGCCGGTTCGTCGGCGCCCGCCCCGGCACGCGATGACGAAGCCAAGGCCAAGGCCACGCGCGGCCAGCAGCACCGCGCCGCGCGCCTGGCCCGCGAAGGCAAGTCCGAGCCGGCCGCCCCGGCGCCGGCCGCTGCGCCGGAGGTGGGGGGGCGCGAGACGCGCAGTGGTTTCAGTGACAAGGTGCGTGCCGCGGCCTACCAGACCCTGCACCGCGCGCTGATTGCCGGGCTGCCCACGCAGATCGGGCATCGCAGCGACAAGGGCGATTTCCTGGCGCCGCGCCAGCGCCGCTTCCTGCCGTTCCCCGGCTCGGTGCTGGCCAAGCGGCCGCCGCCGTGGCTGCTCACCGCCACCCTGCTGGATACGCAGAAGATCTGGGGCCTGACCAACGCAGCAATCGAACCGGACTGGGTGATCGCCGAGCTGCCGCACCTGCTGCTGCGCAAGCACTTCGACCCGCACTGGTCACGTGCGCAGGGCCAGGTGCTGGCGTCGGAGCAGATCAGCCTGTTCGGGCTGGTGCTGGCACCGAAGAAGCCGGTGCATTACGGCCGCATCGCGCCCGGCGAAGCGCACGACATCTTCGTCCGGCAAGGCCTGGTGACCGGCGAAATCAACACCCGCGCCAGTGTCATCGCCGACAACCTCACCGTGCTCGAACAGGCGCGCGAGGAGGAGGCCAAGCTGCGACGCGCCGGTATCGTCGCCGACGAAGCCTGGCAGGCGCGCTGGTACCTGGACCGGGTGCCGTCGGAGATCCACTCGGCCACCGCGCTGGATACCTGGTGGAAGGGCCTGACCCCGGAGAAGCGGCATGGCCTGGCCTGGTCGCTGGCCGACCTGTTGCCCGGCGAAGGCAGCGATGCCGAACGCTATCCCAAGTACCTGCCGCTGGGTGATGCACGCCTGGCGCTGCACTATCGTTTCGAGCCGGGCAGCGACGACGATGGCGTCAGCCTGGACGTGCCGCTGCACCTGCTCAACGCGCTCGATGCCGCGCGCCTGTCGTGGCTGGCCCCGGGCTTCGTCGCCGACAAGGCATCCGCGTTGATCCGCAGCCTGCCCAAGGCGATGCGCCGCAACTACGTGCCGGCGCCGGATTTCGGGCGTGCCTTCGCCGAAGCGTTCCCCGACCCGAGTGCGGATGACATCCGCGGCGAGCTGGCGCGGTTCCTGTCGCGAGCCACCGGGGCACAGGTGGCGGCCACCGATTTCGACCTGGCCGCGCTGGACAACCACCTGCACATGAACCTGCGGCTGTTCGACGCGCAGGGCAGACTGCTGGCCAGTGCGCGCGATCTGGATGCATTGCGCGCACGCTTCGGCGGGCAGGCCGGCGAGGCCTTTGCCGCCCGCGCAGGACGCGCCCTGGCCGTTGAAGGGTTGCGCGATTTCCCGGCCACGCCGATCCCGGTGCAGGTGCCGGGCGAAGCCGGCGTTCCTGCTTACCCGGCCCTGGTGGATACCGGTGAGAGTGCTGCGCTGCGGATCTTCGCCGACCGCAACGAAGCGGCCGAGCAGCATCCGCAGGGGGTGCGTCGCCTGTTCGATATTGCCTTGGCCGACAAGGCCAAGCAGGCACGCAAGCAGCTGCCGGTGCCGCCCAAGACCGGGCTGCTGTACGCCGCGATCGAGTCGCAGGAGCGCCTGCGCGGCGACCTGGTGGATGCCGCGATGAACGCGGTTCTGGCCGACGGACTGGGCGACATCCGCGACCCGGCCGCCTTTGCCCAGCGCCGCGATGCGGCCGGCAAGGGATTGTTCGCCGAAGCGATGGCGCGCCTGAAGCTGGCCGAGAACATCCTGGCCCACGTGGCCGAGCTCAAGCCGTCACTGCAGTCCACGCTGATGGGCTGGGCGCGCGGCAACCTGGACGACCTGGAGCAGCAGCTGGCCGGGTTGGTGCACCCCGGGTTCCTGCGTGATACCCCAGCCGATGCATTGGCCCAGTATCCGCGCTACCTGCGCGCGATGATCCTGCGCAGCGAACGCGCCAAGCGCGATCCGCCGCGTGACCAGGCACGCATGCTGGAACTGCGGCCGTTCATCGACGCGCTGGCCGATGCGGACCGCCGCGGCCTGCGCCAGCGCCCGCAATGGCAGGCGCTGCGCTGGGACCTGGAGGAACTGCGGGTGTCGTTGTTCGCGCAGGAACTGGGGGCCAAAACCGGGATTTCGGCCAAGAAGCTGGCGCAGCGGATGGACGCATTGCGCCAGCTCTGA
- a CDS encoding Dps family protein, with product MAKTKTPVKKTQTGKQKLASAAPSAPNIDIGIKEGDRKKIADGLASFQADAFTLYLKTHNFHWNVTGSMFNSLHTMFETQYTEQWAALDDVAERIRALGFNAPGSYREFAALTSIAEEPGLTDSADWREMVRQLVAANEAVCRTARKVLDVADDADDAPTEDLMTQRLQTHEKYAWMLRSLLQ from the coding sequence ATGGCGAAGACCAAGACACCGGTGAAGAAGACCCAGACCGGTAAGCAGAAGCTGGCATCGGCCGCCCCCTCGGCCCCGAACATTGATATCGGGATCAAGGAAGGCGATCGCAAGAAGATTGCCGATGGGCTGGCCTCTTTCCAGGCCGATGCGTTCACGCTCTACCTGAAGACGCACAACTTCCATTGGAATGTCACCGGGTCGATGTTCAACTCGCTGCACACCATGTTCGAGACCCAGTACACCGAGCAGTGGGCAGCCCTGGACGACGTTGCTGAACGTATCCGCGCATTGGGCTTCAATGCCCCGGGCTCCTACCGCGAGTTCGCGGCCCTGACCTCGATCGCCGAGGAGCCGGGCCTGACCGACAGTGCGGACTGGCGTGAGATGGTACGCCAGTTGGTGGCCGCCAACGAGGCGGTGTGCCGGACGGCGCGCAAGGTGCTGGACGTGGCCGACGACGCCGACGACGCCCCCACCGAAGATCTGATGACCCAGCGCCTGCAGACGCACGAGAAGTACGCCTGGATGTTGCGGTCGTTGCTGCAGTAA
- the recQ gene encoding DNA helicase RecQ, with protein MSSRPAHDLLSRIFGYDDFRGPQQAIVEHVAAGNDALVLMPTGGGKSLCYQVPSLLREGTGIVISPLIALMQDQVEALRQLGVRAEFLNSTLDGDTAARVERELLAGELDMLYVAPERLLTGRFLSLLSRSRIALFAIDEAHCVSQWGHDFRPEYRQLTVLHERWPDVPRIALTATADPPTQREIAERLDLTGAQHFVSSFDRPNIRYTVVQKDNAKRQLLDFLKVHRQEAGIVYCMSRRKVEETAEFLCKEGLNALPYHAGLPAEVRAANQRRFLREDGIVMCATIAFGMGIDKPDVRFVAHTDLPKSMEGYYQETGRAGRDGEPAEAWLCYGLGDVVLLKQMIEQSEAGEERKSLERNKLDHLLGYCESMQCRRQVLLAGFGETYPQPCGNCDNCLVPPDAWDASVAAQKALSCVYRSGQRFGVGHLIDILRGGENDKIRQFGHSELSTYGIGKDLDARTWRSVFRQLVAASLLEVDTEAYGGLRLTDGSREVLKGQRKVMMRRESPKTRERDRSGQRTGLSVLPEDLVLFNALRSLRAELAKEQNVPAFVIFHDSTLRNIAEQRPTSIDALGKVGGIGGTKLARYGERLVEIVREEG; from the coding sequence ATGTCTTCCCGCCCCGCGCACGACCTGCTCAGCCGCATCTTTGGTTACGACGATTTCCGCGGTCCGCAGCAGGCGATCGTTGAACATGTCGCTGCCGGCAATGACGCGCTCGTATTGATGCCCACCGGCGGCGGCAAGTCGCTGTGCTACCAGGTGCCGTCCCTGCTTCGCGAGGGGACCGGCATCGTCATCTCCCCCCTCATCGCCCTCATGCAGGACCAGGTCGAAGCCCTGCGCCAGCTGGGCGTGCGCGCCGAATTCCTCAATTCCACCCTCGATGGCGACACCGCCGCCCGCGTCGAACGCGAACTGCTCGCCGGCGAGCTCGACATGCTCTATGTCGCTCCAGAGCGCCTGCTCACCGGCCGCTTCCTGTCCCTGCTCTCGCGCAGCCGCATCGCCCTGTTCGCCATCGACGAAGCCCACTGCGTCTCCCAGTGGGGCCACGACTTCCGGCCTGAATACCGCCAGCTTACCGTCCTCCACGAACGTTGGCCCGACGTCCCGCGCATCGCCCTCACCGCCACCGCCGACCCGCCCACCCAGCGCGAAATCGCCGAACGCCTCGACCTGACCGGCGCCCAGCACTTCGTCAGCTCGTTCGACCGGCCCAACATCCGCTACACCGTCGTCCAGAAAGACAACGCCAAGCGCCAGCTGCTCGACTTCCTCAAAGTCCACCGCCAGGAAGCCGGCATCGTCTACTGCATGTCACGGCGCAAAGTCGAGGAAACCGCCGAGTTCCTCTGCAAGGAAGGCCTCAACGCCCTGCCCTACCACGCCGGCCTTCCCGCTGAAGTGCGCGCTGCCAACCAGCGCCGCTTCCTGCGCGAGGATGGCATCGTCATGTGCGCCACCATCGCCTTCGGCATGGGCATCGACAAACCCGACGTCCGCTTCGTCGCCCACACCGACCTGCCCAAGTCCATGGAAGGGTATTACCAGGAAACCGGCCGTGCCGGCCGCGACGGCGAACCCGCCGAAGCCTGGCTCTGCTACGGCCTGGGCGACGTGGTCCTGCTCAAACAGATGATCGAACAGTCCGAGGCTGGCGAAGAACGCAAAAGCCTCGAACGCAACAAGCTCGACCACCTGCTCGGCTACTGCGAATCCATGCAGTGCCGGCGCCAGGTGCTGCTCGCCGGGTTCGGCGAAACCTACCCCCAGCCCTGCGGCAACTGCGACAACTGCCTGGTGCCGCCCGACGCCTGGGACGCCAGCGTGGCCGCCCAGAAAGCGCTCAGCTGCGTCTACCGCAGCGGCCAGCGCTTCGGCGTGGGCCACCTGATCGACATCCTGCGCGGCGGCGAGAACGACAAGATCCGCCAGTTCGGTCACAGCGAACTGAGCACCTACGGCATCGGCAAGGACCTCGACGCCCGCACCTGGCGCAGCGTGTTCCGCCAGCTGGTGGCCGCCAGCCTGCTCGAAGTGGACACCGAAGCCTACGGCGGCCTGCGCCTCACCGACGGCAGCCGCGAGGTCCTCAAGGGCCAGCGCAAGGTCATGATGCGCCGCGAAAGCCCCAAGACCCGCGAGCGCGACCGCAGCGGCCAGCGTACCGGCCTGTCCGTGCTGCCCGAGGATCTGGTCCTGTTCAACGCGCTGCGCAGCCTGCGCGCCGAACTGGCCAAGGAACAGAACGTACCGGCCTTTGTGATCTTCCACGACAGCACCCTGCGCAATATCGCCGAACAGCGTCCCACCAGCATCGACGCGCTTGGCAAGGTCGGCGGCATCGGCGGCACCAAGCTCGCCCGCTACGGCGAGCGCCTGGTCGAGATCGTGCGCGAGGAAGGCTGA
- a CDS encoding CopL family metal-binding regulatory protein, translating to MTPGGLLLRVVLMLSLLLNGLNAAMAGPMTLAMAHAASAEPAVPPCHGDAPAMPAHHDHAAADTAGTHAPHDGDHCKIKDCLRSCAQQPSLTVSVAWLPSPPPPALAPLGHTRAALPMPPLDRITRPPIG from the coding sequence ATGACCCCCGGTGGCCTGCTCCTGCGCGTGGTACTGATGCTCAGCCTGTTGCTCAACGGGCTGAACGCGGCCATGGCCGGCCCGATGACCCTCGCCATGGCCCACGCCGCCAGCGCCGAGCCGGCGGTGCCGCCATGCCACGGCGATGCCCCGGCCATGCCCGCCCATCATGACCACGCCGCTGCCGACACCGCCGGCACGCACGCGCCGCACGACGGCGACCACTGCAAGATCAAGGACTGCCTGCGCAGCTGTGCGCAGCAGCCCAGCCTGACTGTGTCCGTCGCGTGGCTGCCCAGCCCGCCGCCGCCCGCGCTGGCGCCCCTGGGCCACACCCGCGCGGCATTGCCGATGCCGCCCCTGGACCGCATCACCCGCCCTCCGATCGGCTGA